The genomic region CTGGCTCACGAACTCTCCCAGAAGATCGCCGCGATCGCGCCCGTCGCCATCTCCATGACCGACAAGATCGCCGCAATGCGCGCGCCGGCCAGGCCGATCCCGATCGTGCTGATCCCTGGCACACACGACCCCCTGGTGCCCTGGGAAGGAGGGAATCTTGGTTTCCCGGGCGGCCGCGCGGTAGGCAGGGTGTTGTCTGTGGCGGAGACCGTGAGGTACTGGGTCAACCACAACAGGTGCGCCCCGACGCCAACCGTCACGCGTGAGCCCGACAGGGATCCCGGCGACGGCACGCGCGTGCGCCGCGAGGCCTATGCCGGGTGCAGCGAGGGCGCTGACGTCATCGTGTACGTGGTCGAGGGCGGCGGGCACACCTGGCCCGGAGGGCTTCCGTATCTCCCGGAGCGCGTGATAGGCAGGACAAGCAGGGACATCTATGCCAACGAGGTCGTCTGGGACTTCTTCAGAAAGCACGCCATCAGATGATGCTCCGGGGAGTGGCATAATGATCCACGCTGCCCGTGCGGCGGCCACCGAGGCATTCTGTGCCGCAGCACCAGCCTCTGCCGGCTGGGATGGGAAGCGCGGTGGGCAGGCGGCGCAGCCATCATCACCTCTGAGAAGAGTCCATGGCCTGGAAACAGCGGGGGCGGTGCTGGTCGAGAGACGCGATCTACACCCGAGCGGTTGGGCGTCTAGCGCCCAGCATCAGCCGCGGCGCCTGGCCCCGTCCGCTGCATGCTGCAGTTAGGCAGCCCGGTTGGCACCTTCAGTCGCGCGATGCCGAAAGAC from bacterium harbors:
- a CDS encoding PHB depolymerase family esterase; the encoded protein is MMELRGAAQGLLLTAALLVATTVGVAAQSRGPVSRTGAIHHGGIERTYRIHLPSSTGKAGPMPLVLALHGGGGTGLNMEQLTLGGFNRLSETHGFAVIYPDGVDRHWNDGRGVVDYRAHRENVDDVGFISALIEHVAQTQGIDRGRVFATGISNGGLLSMRLAHELSQKIAAIAPVAISMTDKIAAMRAPARPIPIVLIPGTHDPLVPWEGGNLGFPGGRAVGRVLSVAETVRYWVNHNRCAPTPTVTREPDRDPGDGTRVRREAYAGCSEGADVIVYVVEGGGHTWPGGLPYLPERVIGRTSRDIYANEVVWDFFRKHAIR